A single genomic interval of Dysidea avara chromosome 6, odDysAvar1.4, whole genome shotgun sequence harbors:
- the LOC136257284 gene encoding cyclic nucleotide-gated channel rod photoreceptor subunit alpha-like: protein MESRKLSKTKKNSLTNAKDRKFLKKFLPLSSHDLLETFRVDEEQKLFRNYIVDPTGKFWYYWTMVVCLAVVYHLWMVTFRVAFLNPLHPECCSIWWIILDQLSTIVFVLDMAVQFRTSYLKDGMMETDPTELYEHYLKRFVFMLDAVAVVPVDVLFMVLFRTLEVHPLLHLLKLLKIYRLRQFFDRTEIRTHFPNACRMLFLTHNVVAIIHWNGCAYFWLCSVLGFGSDEWVYPDWKQEGFAEWGTLARQYIYSFYWSTLTLTTIGELPVPQTNIEFIFVTVNYLVGVLLFASIVGSVGNIIINVQKNRSKFQTKIDNIKDYMRMRRVPNTLQHRVIKFYNYMWTYGHPISNESVLASLPERLRAEIGIYVHMDTLKKVAFFEHCETSLLSDLVLCLTTQIYLPGDYVCRKGDVGHEMYIVNRGKLEVLGDDNVTVKTVLTSGSYFGEISILDLGETRHRRTANVRSVGYSDLLCLSQVDLLMVLKNYPKTLENLRQRGKSILEEEKKRQRQRQSRVSVHSVIEDFEQGGFDDDGDSDSDDDMVSNTVHRRFSQTASQQKSRVTTQEQISSVHNRITGLENTLQLVLDQLKTLQSSKGLHNIKESSPSCSETSDSLSGYRDDSVLNLLRPRKSSSQV, encoded by the coding sequence ATGGAGAGTCGAAAGCTTAGCAAGACAAAGAAGAATTCTTTAACAAATGCAAAGGACAGAAAATTCCTGAAGAAATTCCTTCCCCTCAGCTCGCACGATCTCCTAGAGACGTTTCGAGTGGATGAAGAGCAAAAGTTGTTCCGCAACTACATCGTGGACCCAACTGGGAAGTTTTGGTACTACTGGACTATGGTCGTTTGCTTGGCTGTCGTCTATCATTTATGGATGGTGACATTTCGTGTAGCTTTCCTCAACCCTCTACACCCAGAATGCTGTTCTATCTGGTGGATAATACTAGATCAGCTCAGTACGATCGTGTTTGTACTGGATATGGCCGTGCAGTTTCGTACCAGCTACCTGAAAGATGGAATGATGGAGACCGACCCTACAGAACTTTACGAGCATTACTTAAAAAGATTTGTGTTCATGCTGGACGCTGTTGCAGTGGTACCAGTAGACGTACTCTTCATGGTGTTATTTCGTACCTTAGAAGTTCACCCATTACTTCACTTACTCAAATTGCTGAAGATTTATCGTTTGAGACAGTTCTTCGACCGCACAGAGATACGTACACATTTTCCTAATGCTTGTCGTATGCTGTTTCTCACTCACAACGTAGTAGCGATAATTCATTGGAATGGATGCGCGTATTTCTGGTTGTGCAGTGTACTAGGGTTTGGCTCGGACGAATGGGTCTACCCAGACTGGAAACAAGAAGGATTTGCTGAGTGGGGCACTCTTGCAAGGCAATACATCTACTCTTTCTATTGGTCTACTCTAACACTGACAACCATTGGAGAACTGCCCGTACCTCAGACCAACATTGAGTTCATATTTGTCACTGTAAATTATCTGGTTGGTGTGCTGCTGTTTGCTTCAATTGTCGGCAGTGTCGGCAATATCATCATCAACGTTCAGAAGAATCGATCAAAATTTCAGACAAAGATTGACAACATAAAAGATTATATGCGGATGAGAAGGGTACCCAACACCTTGCAGCATCGTGTGATTAAGTTTTACAATTACATGTGGACATATGGACATCCCATTAGTAATGAGAGTGTTTTGGCATCCTTACCAGAAAGACTGCGAGCAGAAATTGGCATCTATGTGCACATGGATACTTTAAAGAAAGTAGCCTTCTTTGAACATTGTGAGACCAGCTTGCTCTCAGATTTAGTGCTCTGTTTAACGACACAGATCTATCTGCCAGGTGATTATGTGTGCAGGAAAGGTGACGTGGGTCATGAGATGTACATTGTTAACAGAGGAAAGTTAGAAGTATTAGGGGATGATAATGTTACTGTGAAAACTGTCTTAACTAGTGGGTCATATTTTGGAGAAATCAGTATTCTCGACCTTGGTGAGACCAGACACCGTCGTACCGCAAACGTAAGGTCAGTTGGCTACTCTGACCTTTTGTGTTTATCTCAAGTTGACCTTTTAATGGTGTTAAAAAATTATCCTAAAACACTTGAGAACTTGCGTCAACGTGGCAAGTCTATTCTTGAGGAAGAGAAGAAACGCCAGAGACAAAGACAAAGTCGTGTTAGTGTTCATAGCGTAATTGAAGATTTTGAGCAAGGAGGGTTTGACGATGATGGGGATAGCGACTCAGATGATGACATGGTTTCTAACACAGTCCACCGTCGCTTTAGTCAGACAGCATCACAGCAGAAATCACGTGTCACCACGCAAGAACAAATATCAAGCGTACACAACCGTATCACTGGTCTTGAGAACACACTCCAACTTGTACTAGACCAACTCAAAACCTTACAAAGCAGCAAAGGATTGCACAATATAAAGGAATCTAGTCCATCTTGCAGTGAAACAAGTGACTCATTGTCTGGATACAGAGATGACTCTGTACTTAACCTACTCCGACCCAGAAAATCCTCTTCACAGGTATAA